A genomic stretch from Budorcas taxicolor isolate Tak-1 chromosome 15, Takin1.1, whole genome shotgun sequence includes:
- the RPS3 gene encoding 40S ribosomal protein S3: MAVQISKKRKFVADGIFKAELNEFLTRELAEDGYSGVEVRVTPTRTEIIILATRTQNVLGEKGRRIRELTAVVQKRFGFPEGSVELYAEKVATRGLCAIAQAESLRYKLLGGLAVRRACYGVLRFIMESGAKGCEVVVSGKLRGQRAKSMKFVDGLMIHSGDPVNYYVDTAVRHVLLRQGVLGIKVKIMLPWDPTGKIGPKKPLPDHVSIVEPKDEILPTTPISEQKGGKPEPPAMPQPVPTA, encoded by the exons ATGGCCGTGCAAATTTCCAAAAAGAGGAAG TTTGTCGCTGATGGCATCTTCAAAGCTGAACTGAATGAGTTTCTCACTCGGGAGCTGGCTGAAGATGGGTACTCTGGAGTTGAGGTCCGAGTTACACCAACCAGGACAGAGATCATTATCTTGGCCACCAG GACACAGAATGTACTTGGTGAGAAGGGCCGGCGGATCCGGGAATTGACTGCTGTGGTTCAGAAGAGATTCGGCTTCCCTGAAGGCAGTGTAGAG CTTTATGCTGAAAAGGTAGCCACAAGAGGACTGTGTGCCATTGCCCAGGCAGAGTCTCTGCGTTACAAACTCCTAGGAGGCCTTGCTGTGCGGAG GGCCTGCtatggtgtgctgcggttcatcaTGGAGAGTGGGGCCAAAGGCTGCGAGGTCGTGGTGTCTGGGAAGCTTCGAGGACAGAGGGCTAAATCCATGAAGTTTGTGGATGGCCTCATGATCCACAGTGGGGACCCTGTTAACTACTATGTTGACACCGCCGTACGCCATGTGCTGCTCAGACAGG GTGTGCTGGGCATCAAGGTAAAGATCATGCTGCCTTGGGACCCAACTGGTAAGATTGGCCCTAAGAAGCCTCTGCCTGATCATGTGAGCATTGTGGAACCCAAAGATGAAATACTGCCCACCACTCCCATCTCTGAACAGAAGGGTGGGAAGCCAGAGCCGCCTGCCATGCCCCAGCCGGTACCCACAGCATAA
- the KLHL35 gene encoding kelch-like protein 35, with product MLNGPVLEESEWGSEAPCAGSCHAQRVLQTLNAYRRSGILTDVVLRAGGRDFPCHRAALSAGSAYFRSLFAAGRPERGLAVVPVVPEAPGPAGTAVATALAVVLDYVYCAGVRLRAEDEAAAVLALAERLGVAGLREACARFLEGRLRAANSLALRRVAAAFSLASLAERCGRVLRQAFAEVARHADFLELTPDEVAALLADPALGVAHEEAVFEAAMRWVRHDAPARRGQLRRLLEHVRLPLLAPAYFLEKVEADELLQACSECRPLLLEARACFILGRESSALRARPRRFMDLAEMIVVIGGCDRKGLLKLPFTDAYHPDSRRWTPLPSLPGYARSEFATCTLRNDIYVSGGHINSRDVWMFSSHLHTWIKVASLHRGRWRHKMAVVQGQLFVVGGFDGLRRLRSVERYDPFSNTWASAAPLPEAVSSAAVAPCAGRLYVIGGAGQDGVSTNKVQCFDSKEDRWSLRSPAPFSQRCLDAVSLENTIYVVGGLMSKIFTYDPGTDVWGEAAVLPSPVESCGVTVCDGKVHILGGRDDLGESTDRVFTFDPSSGQVEAQPSLQRCTSSHGCVTIVQSLGR from the exons ATGCTGAACGGCCCGGTGTTGGAGGAGTCGGAGTGGGGCTCCGAGGCGCCATGCGCGGGGTCCTGCCACGCGCAGCGTGTCCTGCAGACCCTGAACGCGTACCGGCGGAGCGGCATCCTCACCGACGTGGTGCTGCGAGCCGGTGGCCGCGACTTCCCGTGCCACCGCGCGGCGCTTAGCGCGGGCAGTGCCTACTTCCGCAGCTTGTTCGCGGCCGGGCGGCCAGAGCGTGGTCTGGCCGTGGTGCCCGTGGTGCCCGAGGCGCCAGGCCCCGCCGGGACAGCGGTGGCGACGGCCCTGGCCGTAGTGCTCGACTACGTGTACTGCGCGGGCGTGCGGTTGCGCGCCGAGGACGAGGCGGCCGCGGTGCTGGCGCTGGCTGAGCGGCTGGGCGTGGCCGGCCTGCGTGAGGCCTGCGCGCGCTTCCTCGAGGGTCGCCTGCGCGCCGCTAACAGCCTGGCGCTGCGCCGCGTGGCCGCCGCCTTCTCCCTCGCCTCTCTGGCTGAGCGCTGCGGCCGCGTGCTGCGCCAGGCGTTCGCCGAAGTGGCGCGCCACGCTGACTTCTTGGAGCTGACGCCTGACGAGGTGGCAGCGCTGCTGGCAGACCCGGCGCTGGGCGTGGCGCACGAGGAGGCCGTGTTCGAGGCGGCCATGCGCTGGGTGCGCCACGACGCGCCGGCCCGCCGCGGCCAGCTGCGGCGCCTGCTGGAGCACGTGCGACTGCCCCTTCTGGCGCCCGCCtacttcctggagaaggtggaGGCCGATGAGTTGCTGCAGGCCTGCAGCGAGTGCCGCCCGCTGCTTCTAGAGGCCCGCGCCTGTTTCATCCTGGGCCGCGAGTCTAGCGCACTTCGAGCCCGGCCGCGGAG ATTCATGGACCTAGCTGAAATGATCGTGGTCATCGGTGGTTGTGACCGAAAGGGGCTCCTGAAGCTGCCCTTCACCGACGCCTACCATCCAGACAGCCGGCGCTGGACCCCGCTGCCCAGCTTGCCCGGCTATGCTCGCTCAGAGTTCGCAACGTGTACTCTCCGCAATGACATCTATGTTTCTG GAGGCCACATCAACAGCCGTGATGTGTGGATGTTCAGCTCCCATCTGCACACCTGGATCAAAGTGGCCTCGCTGCACAGGGGCCGGTGGAGACACAAGATGGCGGTGGTGCAGGGGCAG CTGTTCGTAGTGGGCGGCTTCGATGGCCTGCGTCGACTGCGCAGCGTGGAACGCTACGATCCCTTCTCCAACACCTGGGCGTCCGCGGCCCCGCTCCCCGAGGCAGTAAGCTCAGCCGCTGTGGCCCCCTGCGCCGGCCGGCTCTACGTGATCGGGGGTGCTGGGCAGGATGGCGTCAGCACCAACAAG GTGCAGTGCTTTGATTCCAAGGAGGACCGGTGGAGCCTGCGGTCACCGGCTCCCTTCTCACAGCGGTGCCTTGACGCTGTCTCCCTGGAGAACACCATCTATGTGGTTGGTGGCCTTATGAGCAAAATCTTCACCTACGACCCTGGCACAGATGTCTGGGGGGAGGCAGCTGTCCTCCCCAGCCCTGTG GAGAGCTGTGGCGTGACTGTGTGTGATGGGAAAGTCCACATCCTCGGCGGGCGGGATGATCTCGGGGAAAGCACCGACAGGGTCTTTACCTTTGACCCCAGCAGTGGGCAGGTGGAGGCCCAGCCGTCCCTGCAGCGCTGCACGAGCTCCCATGGCTGCGTCACCATCGTCCAGAGCCTGGGCAGGTGA